The following coding sequences lie in one Trichoderma breve strain T069 chromosome 1, whole genome shotgun sequence genomic window:
- a CDS encoding amidase domain-containing protein: MKNLFTVVIAGSQYLLHPQKLGTIEETINPDALIPVTLLTTTEINTDLEGILQLFATVDDVFQPDFGGILVEKPEKNKTIGFVHNPAPRSRALFSLQRPEVEVAAFEDLPSGPYFLHGPNLYQAWRLYDDFLDAFTFGVIPNSINGTDDGFEALSSLSDNGSSKSIAVPSRLYHAAPSIRKPLSGVRISITDAASLKGVQTTLSSRSWSQLYGTEASETAEFVQKLIDMGAIIVGKTKSSQLDSGREWVDVAAPWNPRGDGYQDSGGSGAGAGASVCGYDWMEYAIAKDSFEGVREQARVHGVYSIRASAQAASLQGWRNDSQDYAAIGLLNRNLHHLLSIAQLTLNTSNANMPFPKRIIYPLDFASTTESDQAKDNKFVAMLEHFLGVKADKMRLSDAWDAHPPKEANGQTLEDHMKEAPFSSFCSDFYHEYEDFRSDYKNKFGREPYVEATPRFRWGIGENETKQDYNIHHERIEVFRKWFGDNIMSTLGDSETIMVLPFGPHTVQYRDDLPRPPTRIDGIGPEVLAPLLGLPHLVIPFAQTSYHSRVTDKSESRPFTGSIMGPHGSDIMILQLAKAALGGAEWRSRVDTGRWAFPQGYEPE, translated from the exons ATGAAGAATCTCTTCACCGTCGTCATAGCGGGCTCCCAGTATTTGCTTCATCCTCAGAAATTG GGCACAATTGAGGAGACCATCAATCCCGATGCGCTTATTCCCGTCACTCTCCTCACGACAACTGAGATCAATACGGATCTGGAGGGCATCCTGCAGTTATTTGCAACAGTAGACGATGTCTTTCAGCCTGACTTTGGTGGCATCCTGGTAGAGAAGCctgagaagaacaagacgatTGGTTTTGTCCATAATCCAGCACCCCGCAGCAGAGCTCTGTTCAGTTTGCAGCGACCCGAGGTTGAGGTTGCTGCTTTTGAAGATTTGCCTTCGGGTCCGTATTTTCTGCATGGGCCAAATCTTTACCAGGCATGGAGACTGTACGATGATTTCTTGGATGCATTCACTTTTGGAGTGATTCCCAATAGTATCAATGGTACTGACGACGG GTTCGAAGCGCTGTCATCACTCTCTGACAATGGTTCATCGAAGTCGATTGCCGTGCCATCTCGGCTCTATCACGCTGCACCGTCAATTCGAAAGCCGCTTTCTGGAGTCCGCATTTCCATCACGGACGCCGCATCGCTGAAAGGTGTGCAGACAACTCTGTCGAGCCGGTCCTGGTCTCAGCTGTATGGCACTGAAGCTTCTGAGACGGCAGAATTCGTCCAGAAACTAATTGACATGGGCGCCATAATCGTGGGCAAGACTAAATCATCGCAGCTGGATTCGGGGAGAGAATGGGTAGATGTGGCGGCTCCGTGGAATCCAAGAGGGGATGGTTATCAAGATTCTGGTGGAAGCGGTGCTGGTGCGGGAGCAAGTGTTTGCGGCTATGACTGGATGGAATATGCCATTGCGAAAGACT CTTTTGAGGGAGTTCGTGAGCAGGCGCGTGTTCATGGTGTATATTCAATCAGAGCCTCTGCCCAGGCTGCATCTCTGCAGGGATGGAGAAATGACTCGCA GGATTATGCTGCAATTGGCTTGCTGAATCGCAACTTACACCACCTGCTCAGTATTGCTCAGCTCACATTGAACACATCAAACGCGAACATGCCATTTCCTAAGCGCATCATATATCCTTTGGATTTTGCTTCAACCACTGAAAGTGACCAGGCTAAAGACAATAAATTTGTCGCCATGTTGGAGCATTTCCTTGGAGTCAAAGCTGACAAGATGCGCTTATCCGATGCTTGGGACGCCCATCCGCCAAAGGAGGCCAACGGGCAAACCCTTGAAGACCACATGAAGGAG GCTCCCTTTAGCTCCTTTTGCTCTGATTTTTATCACGAGTACGAAGACTTCCGCAGTGATTACAAAAACAAGTTTGGTCGCGAACCCTACGTTGAGGCGACACCTCGTTTTAGATG GGGCATCGGcgaaaacgaaacgaagcAGGACTACAACATCCACCACGAGCGCATCGAGGTGTTCAGGAAATGGTTTGGCGACAACATCATGTCGACGCTCGGGGATTCGGAGACTATCATGGTCCTCCCCTTCGGCCCTCATACAGTGCAGTATCGCGATGACTTACCACG ACCGCCGACCAGAATCGACGGCATTGGCCCCGAAGTCCTCGCGCCTCTTTTAGGACTGCCGCATCTTGTTATTCCCT TCGCACAGACATCCTACCACTCGCGAGTAACCGATAAAAGCGAGAGTCGTCCGTTTACTGGCTCTATCATGGGCCCTCATGGCAGCGACATCATGATCCTTCAGCTAGCTAAGGCGGCATTAGGAGGTGCGGAATGGCGGTCGCGGGTTGATACTGGGCGTTGGGCGTTCCCTCAAGGGTATGAACCGGAATGA
- a CDS encoding pyridine nucleotide-disulfide oxidoreductase domain-containing protein, translating into MAQKIVIIGSGFSGLYSALAARRLIEENKDRVGNGIDVVMVAPEPKLVTRPRLYEANAAGMSAPLSELLNATGVGFVRGVVDVIRTKDKQVEVVDPTGERSSISYDRLVLAAGSRVVKPNLPGLREHAFSIDTITDAAELEAHLGRLAALPSSPERNTVVVCGGGFTGIELATELPRRLRAILGMAEKVRVVVVEKSDVIGPDLGENPRPVIAQALGDLEVETKLGNAVASIDARGVVTASGERIDALTVVWTAGVEATPLTRQIPGDKDRQGRLLVDSDLRVPSCPDVFATGDAASAQTDDKGNRTLMSCQHAIPLGRSAGHNVAADLLKIQGQPYLQPSYGTCLDLGGWGAVVCDGWDRKIFKSGGPAKEIKNWINSCVIYPPKANAKEAFDAANPMVNQISVL; encoded by the coding sequence ATGGCTCAAAAGATTGTCATCATTGGCTCTGGCTTTTCCGGCCTCTACAGCGCCTTAGCCGCCAGGCGACTCATTGAGGAGAACAAAGACCGTGTCGGCAATGGCATCGACGTCGTGATGGTTGCTCCTGAGCCCAAGCTCGTCACTAGGCCGCGCCTTTACGAAGCCAACGCTGCTGGCATGTCAGCCCCGCTGAGCGAACTTTTGAACGCCACGGGCGTTGGGTTTGTGCGAGGAGTTGTTGATGTGATCCGTACCAAGGACAAGCAAGTGGAGGTTGTTGATCCTACGGGTGAGCGATCGAGCATTTCGTATGATAGGCTGGTCCTGGCGGCGGGAAGTCGTGTGGTGAAGCCAAACCTCCCCGGCCTGCGCGAGCACGCCTTCAGCATCGATACTATCACCGATGCGGCAGAGCTCGAGGCCCATCTTGGACGCTTGGCGGCGCTGCCCTCGAGCCCCGAGAGAAACACCGTGGTTGTGTGTGGAGGTGGGTTCACGGGCATCGAGCTCGCCACGGAACTCCCTCGGCGCTTACGAGCAATTCTGGGGATGGCTGAGAAGGTGAGGGTCGTTGTCGTCGAGAAATCAGATGTCATTGGCCCTGATCTGGGCGAGAACCCTCGCCCGGTTATCGCTCAGGCCCTCGGCGACCTCGAGGTCGAGACTAAACTGGGCAACGCCGTGGCCTCGATCGATGCTCGCGGCGTGGTTACGGCTTCAGGAGAGCGGATCGATGCCCTCACGGTCGTCTGGACTGCTGGAGTGGAGGCCACGCCCCTGACTCGACAGATTCCCGGGGACAAGGACAGGCAAGGACGACTACTTGTCGACTCTGATCTTCGCGTCCCGTCGTGCCCCGACGTCTTCGCCACCGGCGACGCGGCTTCAGCTCAGACCGACGACAAGGGTAACCGTACGCTCATGTCGTGCCAGCACGCGATTCCGCTTGGCCGTTCCGCCGGACACAACGTTGCTGCCGATCTGCTCAAGATTCAGGGCCAGCCATACCTGCAGCCCTCGTACGGAACGTGTCTCGACCTTGGCGGCTGGGGCGCCGTCGTGTGCGATGGATGGGATCGAAAAATCTTCAAGTCAGGTGGACCGGCCAAGGAGATTAAGAACTGGATCAACAGTTGCGTGATCTACCCTCCCAAGGCAAACGCGAAGGAGGCCTTTGACGCGGCTAACCCCATGGTGAATCAAATCTCGGTCCTTTGA
- a CDS encoding AMP-binding enzyme domain-containing protein: MAVGSAREKFPNDLLLVQFLRSAKRCANQRPYIHDHFGYEKSFEELIADILRMRDLMRQQLPASAFTERGVFKDEAPYVAVLTRSGYEFIVAFFATRVLGGAPIPFGSGILPEEARYFVNSSKASCILAGSDCYEKAERIASISNGPTDSKTISIPIVCDSEPVKDIDVTIDETLNMDPRGPGLVIFTSGTTGPPKGAVLPRICMVFQPDAPANCQTVCFRPPHWLGGAISLVEPMLTGKQVHILRERAGVESIWKVFRNNQITGTGFTPGVLREMKEWLETQSEDEQEEYLKAFKRIGVIHCAGAMVSPSVLKFWKSRTGLVFNNVYGSTEVGGLATFKCLDGTERSDAIGVAFPGIKVKLSDGDHGEICVKSPFMLTHYIGDEEKTKAAFDDEGYFKTGDFAELKGGEYIFSGRANTDYILFRHYRIPSVQVEVALTALPYVTEACVLGVPDHEAKQICAAVVRLTREQEKLQSRHGERIIDLARLRADMNETLPKYMLPVLVKILGPGEEMPQTVSHKPIKNQIIKKCFGVEKSWSAENSIPGVEYWGSMPAPEEADTKLWDWLGLQRADFKAEA; the protein is encoded by the exons atggcagTTGGATCTGCCAGGGAAAAGTTCCCCAATGACCTCCTCCTAGTCCAGTTCCTCCGCTCCGCCAAGAGATGCGCCAACCAAAGACCTTATATCCATGACCATTTTGGGTATGAAAAGAGCTTCGAGGAGCTCATCGCAGACATTTTGCGCATGCGCGACCTTATGCGACAGCAATTGCCGGCGTCAGCATTCACCGAACGAGGCGTCTTTAAAGATGAGGCTCCATATGTTGCTGTGCTGACAAGGAGCGGCTATGAGTTTATCGTTGCCTTTTTTGCGACTCGTGTGCTGGGAGGAGCACCTATTCCCTTTG GATCTGGCATTCTCCCCGAAGAGGCCCGATACTTCGTCAACAGCTCCAAAGCATCGTGTATACTCGCGGGAAGCGATTGTTACGAGAAAGCCGAACGAAttgcttccatctccaacggCCCGACCGATTCCAAGACTATATCTATACCCATTGTGTGCGACTCCGAACCTGTAAAAGATATTGACGTTACTATCGATGAGACGCTCAACATGGATCCTCGGGGGCCTGGTCTGGTGATTTTCACATCTGGCACCACCGGGCCTCCAAAGGGTGCTGTTCTGCCTAGAATCTGCATGGTCTTTCAACCGGATGCGCCTGCAAACTGCCAGACTGTTTGCTTCCGCCCTCCTCACTGGCTCGGCGGTGCCATCAGCCTGGTTGAGCCCATGCTCACGGGCAAGCAGGTTCACATCCTTCGGGAGCGAGCCGGCGTAGAGAGTATCTGGAAAGTTTTCCGCAATAACCAGATCACGGGAACGGGATTTACGCCTGGCGTCCTGCGCGAGATGAAGGAGTGGCTGGAGACTCAGAGCGAAGATGAGCAGGAAGAGTATCTTAAGGCGTTTAAGAGGATTGGTGTGATTCATTGTGCTGGCGCGATGGTCTCACCGTCAGTCTTGAAATTCTGGAAGAGCAGAACGGGATTGGTCTTCAACAATGTTTACGGATCAACAGAAGTTGGAGGGCTTGCAACCTTCAAGTGTCTTGACGGCACAGAACGATCG GATGCAATCGGTGTCGCATTTCcaggcatcaaagtcaagCTGTCTGATGGGGACCATGGAGAGATTTGCGTCAAGAGCCCATTCATGCTAACACA CTAtattggtgatgaggaaaaaacaaaagctgcATTTGACGACGAGGGGTATTTCAAAACGGGAGACTTTGCTGAGCTGAAAGGCGGGGAATACATTTTCTCTGGTCGTGCCAACACCGACT ACATATTGTTTCGCCACTATCGCATTCCCAGCGTCCAGGTAGAGGTCGCACTTACAGCTCTTCCTTATGTGACCGAAGCCTGCGTCCTAGGCGTGCCAGATCACGAAGCAAAACAAATATGCGCCGCCGTCGTACGCCTCACTCGCGAGCAGGAGAAGTTGCAGAGCAGACATGGCGAACGAATAATCGACCTCGCTCGCCTCCGTGCCGATATGAACGAGACATTGCCGAAATATATGCTTCCCGTGCTGGTCAAGATCCTTGGCCCTGGAGAAGAGATGCCGCAGACGGTGTCACATAAGCCTATAAAGAACCAAATTATTAAGAAATGCTTCGGAGTGGAGAAATCGTGGTCTGCTGAGAATTCTATCCCTGGGGTGGAGTATTGGGGAAGTATGCCTGCTCCGGAAGAGGCAGACACGAAGCTGTGGGATTGGCTTGGCTTACAGCGAGCTGATTTCAAGGCCGAGGCATAA
- a CDS encoding short chain dehydrogenase domain-containing protein has protein sequence MAEDPLAGLDEDFLLYAQAFTKELHRDVYPSIDPTSPALSQAGKVVIITGASKGLGRRGFVPSFAKAGAKAIVLVARNSAQLQESAEALTKEYPNTKFLPVTCDIKDEASVRAVFRQVKEAFGTADVLVNNAGTPDDVKPLRHANIDNLWHGIEVNIKGTILMTQEFLNLVGTTKEATIVNLSSAMAFVPLPGQASYTLSKLAIAQLSAFIALENPNVRAVSVHPGTVMTDLLTPSLQKFAKDAPELVGGLSVWLTTKDAAFLNGRYITANWSVDELVRRQAEIVDGKKLVINHTGELAY, from the exons ATGGCTGAAGATCCTCTTGCCGGTCTTGACGAGGACTTTCTCCTCTATGCTCAAGCCTTTACTAAAGAACTGCACCGCGACGTCTACCCTTCGATAGACCCAACAAGTCCCGCATTGTCGCAAGCGGGTAAAGTCGTAATAATCACCGGTGCAAGCAAAGGATTAGGACGAAGG GGATTCGTGCCGTCCTTTGCCAAGGCGGGAGCTAAAGCAATTGTGCTTGTTGCCCGCAACTCTGCTCAGCTGCAAGAATCGGCGGAAGCGCTGACAAAAGAATACCCAAACACAAAGTTCTTGCCTGTTACGTGCGATATCAAGGACGAGGCGTCTGTGAGGGCAGTGTTTCGACAGGTCAAGGAGGCATTTGGGACTGCCGATGTTTTGGTGAACAATGCGGGTACCCCAGACGATGTCAAGCCTTTGCGGCACGCCAACATTGACAATCTTTGGCACGGAATT GAAGTCAACATCAAGGGTACTATTCTCATGACTCAAGAATTCCTCAATCTGGTGGGCACAACTAAAGAGGCCACCATTGTCAACCTGTCGTCTGCCATGGCATTTGTGCCCCTACCTGGACAGGCCAGCTATACTCTGTCTAAGCTTGCAATTGCACAGCTGTCTGCGTTCATCGCTCTGGAGAACCCCAACGTGCGGGCCGTCAGCGTTCATCCGGGAACAGTCATGACAGACCTCTTGactccatctctccaaaaATTTGCAAAGGACGCGCCGGAACTAGTGGGCGGATTGTCCGTCTGGCTGACGACCAAGGATGCGGCTTTCTTGAATGGTCGATACATCACTGCGAATTGGTCTGTGGATGAGCTGGTGCGCCGTCAAGCTGAGATTGTTGATGGAAAGAAGTTGGTGATTAACCACACAGGAGAACTTGCGTACTAG
- a CDS encoding alb1 domain-containing protein translates to MAPTQKRAPSKRSRAARRATSPSINTDKSLKDVSLPSTKSSSDSARPSVLAARHSAGVTKKSRRGRQLSAKGRRRQEKGLEMAEAFVERTSKKLEKSLGKAKVVQARSKKWDDINKDVQETKANAFAVLGQDDEANGGEWETDDDMDGDDGAKGKTASVAAAPAPAPVLDDDDDEIM, encoded by the exons ATGGCTCCCACACAAAAGAGAG CGCCCTCAAAACGCTCTCGCGCCGCCCGCCGCGCAACATCCCCCTCCATCAACACAGACAAGTCCCTCAAAGACGTCTCCCTCCCATCCACAAAATCCTCCTCCGATTCCGCCCGCCCTTCCGTCCTCGCCGCCCGCCACTCCGCCGGCGTCACAAAAAAATCCCGGCGCGGCCGCCAGCTCTCCGCAAAGGGCCGCCGGCGCCAGGAAAAGGGCCTCGAGATGGCCGAGGCTTTCGTCGAGCGCACGAGCAAGAAGCTTGAGAAGAGCCTCGGAAAGGCGAAAGTCGTGCAGGCTAGGAGCAAGAAGTGGGacgacatcaacaaggaCGTGCAGGAGACAAAGGCCAATGCGTTTGCGGTGCTGGGTCAGGACGACGAGGCTAACGGTGGTGAATGGGAGACGGACGACGACATGGACGGTGACGACGGCGCAAAGGGCAAGACTGCTTCTGTGGCTGCGGCTCCTGCGCCAGCACCAGtgctggatgatgacgatgacgagattATGTAA
- a CDS encoding fungal specific transcription factor domain-containing protein, which translates to MDPDSELSAGKGGSPKPSSGSRVSLACLPCRTRHVRCDAKKPRCARCIEEDKECSYAKSRRGGLDRAALAARRNQAALAAARNNGQLSPAGSIDGGFSVPQQPAIDPSLYTPPDDSWSNSSVVLPSTDLQSVDITRDAFIDVYYNCFHRYHPCVLPRRFLERYLQDPIRQDELRPLVYVMRFIGSVYLSSNQPSLRPKCLELEELAASAIAQIPPTSVNFFMVQCHTIFSASMYWRGKTAKSRHHIDTAIQLALDMGMHRREFAVDHGEGDAVLEESWRRTWWQVYMIDAYYSAIKRNAGFATFSVDATTDLPCEEEEYEEGNIPHPKTLDEFNSREFSSEDTVFSSFAYLIGAVRGMASAMCRALSISPNSSDTGGPSPRVLDSVDSIIEGWLLLLPECKKDIFSADGQVDELIFQAMMALHATTVGLHRPFSNCAFDALECISSCSTPPPAGTHSDNAEFRSIHTIKCIRAAEAQIGLLALPTKPCSHTPFVVCMLTTGTLSLLAACRYTLRGQKLAVARDQIRMSIGCHKAMANVWSQAGSNLHEVQAIAREVLGLPMGSSSSNSSINGNSSKQPRTPIHQIPPSPGPPSISGPDLDGSCSADSLNSFSLDNMQTYWGMGSIQPDMSFPWWASNEQV; encoded by the exons ATGGATCCGGACTCTGAACTCTCGGCCGGCAAGGGCGGCTCCCCTAAACCGTCCTCCGGCAGCCGAGTGTCACTAGCCTGTCTGCCCTGTCGAACCCGGCACGTCCGCTGTGACGCAAAGAAGCCGCGGTGTGCTCGCTGCAtcgaggaggacaaggaatGCAGCTATGCAAAGTCGAGACGCGGCGGCCTTGATCGAGCCGCATTGGCTGCTCGCCGAAATCAAGCCgctctggctgctgcaagGAACAACGGCCAGCTTTCGCCCGCAGGGAGCATCGACGGAGGCTTCAGTG TTCCGCAGCAGCCGGCCATTGATCCCAGCTTATACACGCCTCCAGACGATTCTTGGTCTAATTCCAGCGTTGTGCTGCCGTCGACGGACCTGCAATCTGTTGACATCACTAGGGACGCATTCATAGACGTCTACTACAACTGCTTCCACCGCTATCATCCTTGTGTACTTCCTCGTCGGTTCCTAGAGCGCTACCTACAGGACCCGATCCGGCAAGATGAACTTCGGCCACTGGTATACGTGATGCGCTTCATCGGCAGCGTCTACCTAAGCAGCAACCAGCCATCACTGCGGCCAAAATGCCTGGAGTTAGAAGAGCTCGCAGCCTCAGCCATTGCCCAAATACCACCAACGTCGGTCAACTTCTTCATGGTCCAATGCCACACCATCTTCTCTGCTAGCATGTACTGGCGCGGTAAGACGGCCAAGTCAAGACACCACATAGACACGGCGATCCAGCTCGCGCTCGACATGGGAATGCATCGGCGTGAATTTGCCGTAGACcacggagaaggagatgccGTTCTAGAGGAATCCTGGCGGCGCACATGGTGGCAGGTGTACATGATCGATGCGTATTACTCTGCCATCAAACGCAATGCTGGCTTTGCCACGTTTTCCGTCGACGCCACGACTGATCTTCCgtgcgaggaagaagagtacGAGGAAGGA AATATCCCACATCCAAAAACATTGGACGAGTTCAACTCCCGCGAGTTCAGCTCCGAAGACACTGTCTTCTCATCCTTTGCCTACCTAATAGGCGCTGTTCGCGGTATGGCATCAGCCATGTGTAGAGCCCTCTCGATATCACCAAATTCATCAGACACGGGAGGCCCGTCGCCCAGGGTGCTCGACTCTGTCGACTCCATCATTGAGGGatggttgctgctgctgccagagTGCAAAAAAGACATCTTTTCAGCGGATGGCCAGGTAGACGAGCTAATATTCCAAGCCATGATGGCTCTTCATGC AACAACTGTAGGCCTTCACCGGCCATTCTCCAACTGCGCCTTCGACGCCCTAGAATGCatctcaagctgctcaacccCCCCTCCAGCAGGCACCCACTCCGACAACGCAGAGTTCCGCTCCATCCACACCATCAAATGCATCCGTGCCGCCGAGGCCCAAATCGGCCTCCTCGCCTTACCCACGAAGCCCTGCAGCCACACGCCCTTTGTCGTCTGCATGCTCACCACCGGCACGCTCTCCCTGCTCGCCGCCTGCCGCTACACCCTCCGCGGCCAGAAGCTCGCCGTGGCGCGCGACCAGATCCGCATGAGCATCGGCTGCCACAAGGCCATGGCCAACGTGTGGTCGCAGGCCGGCAGCAATCTCCACGAGGTCCAGGCCATCGCCCGCGAGGTTCTAGGACTACCCATGGggagcagtagcagcaacagcagcatcaacggtaacagcagcaagcagcccAGGACGCCCATTCACCAGATACCACCTAGCCCGGGCCCGCCATCGATTTCAGGGCCTGATCTCGACGGATCGTGCAGTGCCGACTCGCTCAACTCATTTTCACTCGACAATATGCAGACGTACTGGGGCATGGGCTCCATTCAGCCAGACATGTCATTTCCATGGTGGGCAAGCAATGAACAGGTGTGA